From the genome of Carassius carassius chromosome 49, fCarCar2.1, whole genome shotgun sequence:
CTGAGCGAACATATATTACTTGAATAGCCTACGGTAATGAAAAAGAGGAAGTAGTTAAAAGGAGACAGTTTTTCTAGTAATTGtcagcaaatgtgtgtgtgtctaaagaTGTAACTGAATAGATTTAGCTTTTAAAATGTTTAGCATTGAAAACATTATGCTTTAGTTTAGCTACTTGTCCTAGAGAAAACTTCTGTTAGCACAATGTAACTACTGGGTGGAAAAACTGTTAGCACTGattttgaaaaattattactCAGGAAGTTAATTTaatgaacattacaaatattataattttaaactgttctattttgcattttattattattttatttataaaaaaaactttgtaaacATGCACTTTGCTTTAAGTTATCATATGATAACTGCATAACACAGTGCagttaaaaaaacagtgaaaaaataACAGCACAATTATAAAATGACAATCACTGtaatataagtaaaataaaatgtttttgttatactCGTAAATGCAACCTTTAATTTgtgcatattcatattttttattttcttcataatgtctgtgtagaaaccacatgacactattagtgaaatattacaatctTTTTCTAAAATGATTAcaaccaaaaaaaattataataataaagcacAGTATTTGATCATGCTGATGATAAACTTTTGCAAAAGATTAtcacaaaacagtaatattatggttaaaaaaaatagagagagtgaaaaaaaaaaaacaggaatcaTGACTACAAGTTAGATGACTTGCTGAGTTTGACTTGATGACTTTTGAAAagaaataatgaaattattttacaattcGATCAGAAACCAGAATGAGTTCATATCTTCACTACAGTGAGTGGGTTTGTTGTGACTGGGTGGTTTCGGTGTAATTTGTGTTCCCTCCTCAGAGAAAACTCTTTCAAAAACACGTCTTAGAGAAAGTTTAACATTGCTCTTAAAATTCCACCCCATGAAAACATACAGAATAGGGTTCAGACAGCTGTTGAAATACGCCAAAGAGACAGCCAGGGGATCCACTGCATAACCTACTGAAGAACTTGATTGATCTCCGTATATTATTATCAAATCCACTATGTGATATGGCAGCCAGCACAGAAAAAAGGCCACAATTACAGCCAGCATGATGCGAAATGCTCGTCCAGAGTGAAAATGTCTCCTGCCTAACTTGCGTGCAATAAATCCGTAgcatgttgtgatgcatatgaGAGGAACCAAAAAGCCAAACACAAATCTGATGATGCTTAACCttctatacattttcaaatggaCAGAATCAGCTTGATAATGCACACAgtatgtttcatttttttctgtgtaaatctCTCTTGACATCATAAAAGGGAGACTGATAATTAAAGCCAGAATCCAGGCCCCTGCACAGGACAGTCGTGCCATGAACAAGCTGCGATGATTCTGAGCCCAAACCGGTGTGATCACCAGAGTAAACCGATCCAGACTAATCAAGTTCAAGGTGAAAACACTGGCAAACATGGTGATGTGCAGAACGAAGTGGAAAATCTTGCACGTTGTGGATCCGTACGGCCAGTAATCATCAAATTTGCTCTCGATCACATAGTAAAGAGTGAGAAGGCAGCACAAGAGGTCAGCAATTGCTAGATTCAGAAACCCTACTGTATTAACAGTCCTCTTCATCTTCAATCCAGCAACATACACGACAAAGGCATTTCCAGGAACACCAAGGATCAAGGTCAGGTAGAAGAAGACTAGAGAAATCACTCTCATCGGATATTCCAAAATGTCATAATAATCCCGCACTCGTGGCGCGTTTCATCGAGGGTCTGAATGCTGAGATCAAGGATGAGGTTCTGGCCCGCGAGACTCCTTCACGCCTCGATCCCCTCATCGATTTGGCGCTGCGCATTGAGAAGCGTTTCGATCTGCGAGGACGCGCTCGCAACACGGAGCCCACACTCCTTCTACCTCCTGGGACCAGTTCTCCCTCCGCTTCGATGGCAGTCCCAGAACCCATGCAGCTTGGTGGGATCCGCATCTCGGCTGCCGAGTGCCAGTGCCGCATCATCAATCGGCTCTGCCTTTACTGTGGCTCTGACAAGCACTTTGTCACCGGCTGTCAGTTAAAAGCCAAAGCTCACCAGTAGAGAGAGGGTTACTGGTGAGCGCATCCTCTCTGGACCCTCCGTCACGCCCATGCACCACCTTTCCAGTACACCTGCGCTGGTCCAATTCCTCCACCTCCTGTCAAGCCCTCTTAGACTCCGGTTCTGAGGGGAATTTCGTGGACGAAGCATGGGCTCTTGAGCAACGTATTCCTCTCATCGATCTTCAAGATCCCTCCACTGTCTTTGCCTTGGATGGTCGAGTTCTCGCCAGGGTTCGCCGTGCTACTGCCCCCTTGAGCCTCACCGTTTCCGGCAATCACCGTGAGACTATTTCTTTTTTGGTTTTTCACTCCCCAAATACCCCCATTGTTTTGGGCCATCCTTGGCTCGTTGAGCATAATCCCCAAATTAACTGGCCTATGGGCTCCATTCTTTCATGGAATCTTTCTTGTCATGTTAAGTGTATGATGTCTGCTGTCCCTCCTgtgtcttctgtttctgtttttcaggaggagccGGGTGATTTGTCAGGAGTTCCAGAGGAGTACTTCGATTTGCGAGCAGTTTTCAGTCGTTCCCGGGCCGCTCCTCTCCCTCCGCACCAACCCTATGATTGCAGCATCGAGCTTCTCCCGGGCACTACCCCTCCCCGGGGTAGACTTTACTCCCTCTCAGTCCCCGAGCGCGTGGCTCTAGAGAAGTATCTCTCCGAATCATTGGACGCAGGTACCATTGTCTCCTCTTCCTTTCCTGCTGgtgcggggttcttttttgtgaagaagaaggatggctctTTACGCCCCtgcattgattacagaggtttaaaTGACATAACTGTTAAGAACCGTTATCCCTTGCCACTTATGTCATCAGCCTGTGAGATCCTGCAGGGGGCGCAGTTCTTCACAAAACTAGACCTCCGCAATGCCTATCATCTTGTTTGCATTAAGGAgggagacgagtggaagaccaCCTTTAATACCCCGCTCGGTCACTTTGAATACCCGGTTTTACCCTTTGGCCTCGTTAACGCCCCCGCAGTTTTTCAGGCTCTAGTCAACGATGTTCTCCGTGacatgcttaatgtttttgttttcgttTATCTCGACGATATCCTAATTTTTTCGCCTTCTCTCCAAGTTCATGTGTTGCACGTTCGTCAGGTCCTTCAATGACTTTTGGAGAACAAGTTGTTCGTCAAGGCCGAGAAATGCACCTTTCACGCCCAGTCCGTCACTTTCCTCGGTTCCGTTATCCCCGCTCaggggattagtatggacccGCTTAGGTCTGCGCGGTCACGGACTGGCCTATTCCGGACTCTCGCGTCGCACTTCAGCGTTTCTTAGATTTTGCCAATTTCTATCGCCAATTTATTTTGAACTTTAGTCAGGTGGTAGCTCCCCTCACCGCGCTTACTTCTATAAAGACCCGTTTTGTTTGGAGTGAGGCTGCGCAGAAGGCTTTTGAGcgtcttaagtttttgttttcttccgCGCCTATTCTCATCTCTCCTGACGTGTCTAGACAATTTATCGTGGAGGTCGACGCTTCGGAGGTGGAAGTGGGGGCTATCCTCTCCCAGCGGTCACCTGCTGATGAGAGGATCCACCCTTGCGCATTCTTTTCACACCGCCTGTCTCCATCCGAGCGTAA
Proteins encoded in this window:
- the LOC132132833 gene encoding C3a anaphylatoxin chemotactic receptor-like translates to MRVISLVFFYLTLILGVPGNAFVVYVAGLKMKRTVNTVGFLNLAIADLLCCLLTLYYVIESKFDDYWPYGSTTCKIFHFVLHITMFASVFTLNLISLDRFTLVITPVWAQNHRSLFMARLSCAGAWILALIISLPFMMSREIYTEKNETYCVHYQADSVHLKMYRRLSIIRFVFGFLVPLICITTCYGFIARKLGRRHFHSGRAFRIMLAVIVAFFLCWLPYHIVDLIIIYGDQSSSSVGYAVDPLAVSLAYFNSCLNPILYVFMGWNFKSNVKLSLRRVFERVFSEEGTQITPKPPSHNKPTHCSEDMNSFWFLIEL